Proteins encoded in a region of the Oncorhynchus clarkii lewisi isolate Uvic-CL-2024 chromosome 18, UVic_Ocla_1.0, whole genome shotgun sequence genome:
- the LOC139372510 gene encoding fidgetin-like isoform X2, translating into MQWTPEHAQWAEQHFDITSTTRSPAHKAEAYRGHLQRGGSTYQYAWANDDISALTASNLLKKYAEKYSGILEMPSERALLNSYAEAGMNGRKGEGEAWQEGVYCVPEGMSMRKGGVAAEVAGMCSSPSPGLASSGLTEPGYSSSSCGSHTATALHSSAGSSQEYGPSYSGSYLGYSSQVTTSPLHSSGLLQPPPPPPHPSQVPAYNGGSSNLSGYNYPHAGYPSQSSVGPGYSPGGAPPPSSYLPSGIAAPTPLPPSSTLPGYPYQSHNLGPIAPTPLNGSLSNSLKRKAFYMTGQGEMDSTYGNFVYGQARSTAESPMYRVPDSSISNAGGGGNGFDRNAGKSSLPFNTQKQPMASEQSAGGALTPPSYTSTRGGSRSTDSLGSFTSPSLSDQGDEHRLHLSHLSLTGATSSSRPAEEQLKSSDPHLLDMVTSEILQQGPPVDWSDIAGLELAKATLKEEVLWPMLRPDMFSGLGSAPRCVLLFGPRGTGRTLLGRCMASQLGAPFLQLRGSTLATKWLAEGDKILRASFLVARCRQPSVLFISDVDMLLSAQLSNESPVHRLKAELLAQLDALLLGPADDSNNHVLVVCSTSKPQDMDEGLRRYFGRRVLVPLPDGSSRHHMLSQLLSQSQRKYCLSEEELVLLVQRTEGFSGLDVARLCQEALVSMLHTSSQGLDLSVSIMPTGQMRPLTYQDFDSVFCKFQPSISQKEIDTYTEWNKMFGCGQ; encoded by the coding sequence ATGCAGTGGACCCCAGAGCACGCGCAGTGGGCGGAGCAGCACTTTGACATCACCTCCACCACGCGCTCGCCGGCCCACAAGGCCGAGGCTTACCGGGGCCACCTGCAGCGCGGCGGCAGCACCTACCAGTACGCCTGGGCCAACGACGACATCTCTGCACTCACCGCCTCCAACCTGCTCAAGAAGTACGCTGAGAAGTACTCTGGCATCCTGGAGATGCCCAGTGAGAGGGCCCTGCTGAACTCCTACGCCGAGGCCGGGATGAACGGCAGGAAGGGGGAGGGCGAGGCCTGGCAGGAGGGGGTATACTGCGTCCCCGAGGGGATGTCCATGAGGAAAGGAGGGGTGGCGGCGGAGGTGGCTGGTATGTGCAGCTCGCCATCCCCGGGCCTGGCCTCCAGCGGCCTGACAGAACCTGGTTACTCCAGCAGCAGCTGTGGTAGTCACACCGCCACGGCCCTCCACTCCTCTGCAGGCTCCTCTCAGGAATACGGCCCCAGCTACAGTGGCTCCTACCTGGGCTACAGCTCCCAGGTCACCACCTCCCCGCTGCACAGCTCCGGCCTCTTGcagccccctcctccacccccccacccctcccaggTCCCAGCCTACAATGGGGGATCCTCCAACCTTTCGGGCTACAATTACCCACATGCCGGGTACCCCTCCCAGAGCTCTGTGGGGCCAGGCTACAGCCCTGGGGGagccccccctccatcctcctacCTACCGTCAGGGATCGCCGCTCCCACCCCCCTGCCCCCCTCCTCCACGCTCCCCGGGTACCCCTACCAGTCGCACAACCTTGGCCCCATCGCGCCCACGCCTCTGAATGGCAGCTTGTCCAACTCTCTGAAGAGAAAAGCCTTCTACATGACAGGGCAAGGAGAGATGGACTCCACTTATGGAAATTTTGTCTACGGCCAGGCACGCAGCACCGCAGAGAGCCCCATGTACAGGGTACCGGACAGCAGCATCTCAAATGCGGGCGGCGGAGGGAATGGTTTTGACAGGAACGCTGGCAAGTCATCTTTGCCGTTTAATACCCAAAAGCAGCCCATGGCCTCTGAGCAGTCTGCGGGTGGAGCCCTCACCCCTCCGTCCTATACCTCCACTCGGGGTGGCTCGCGCTCAACCGACTCCCTTGGCAgcttcacctctccctccctgagCGACCAAGGGGACGAGCACCGCCTgcacctctcccacctctccctgacGGGGGCGACCTCATCCTCCCGGCCCGCTGAGGAGCAGCTGAAGAGCAGCGACCCCCACCTCCTGGACATGGTGACCTCTGAGATCCTGCAGCAGGGACCCCCAGTGGACTGGAGTGACATTGCAGGCCTGGAGCTGGCCAAGGCCACTCTGAAGGAGGAGGTTCTCTGGCCCATGCTACGTCCGGACATGTTCAGCGGCCTAGGTTCGGCCCCGAGGTGCGTCCTACTGTTCGGCCCCAGAGGAACTGGCCGGACGTTGCTGGGCCGCTGCATGGCAAGCCAGCTGGGGGCACCCTTCCTGCAGCTCAGAGGCTCCACCTTGGCCACCAAGTGGCTAGCAGAGGGAGACAAGATCCTGCGTGCCTCCTTCCTGGTGGCGCGCTGCCGCCAGCCCTCAGTGCTGTTCATCAGCGACGTGGACATGCTGCTGTCAGCCCAGCTCAGCAACGAGAGCCCCGTTCACCGCCTCAAGGCCGAGCTCCTGGCCCAGCTTGATGCGCTGCTCCTGGGGCCGGCCGATGACTCCAACAACCACGTCCTGGTGGTCTGCTCCACCAGCAAGCCCCAGGACATGGACGAGGGGCTGCGACGGTACTTTGGCCGGCGGGTCCTGGTGCCGCTGCCAGACGGTTCGTCCCGCCACCACATGCTGAGCCAGTTGCTGTCCCAGTCCCAGCGCAAGTACTGCCTCAGTGAGGAGGAGCTGGTGCTGCTGGTCCAGCGCACCGAGGGCTTCTCCGGCCTGGACGTGGCAAGGCTGTGCCAGGAGGCCCTGGTGAGCATGCTGCACACCTCCTCCCAAGGCCTGGACCTCTCGGTGAGCATCATGCCCACGGGCCAGATGCGACCCCTCACCT